A section of the Choristoneura fumiferana chromosome 5, NRCan_CFum_1, whole genome shotgun sequence genome encodes:
- the LOC141428037 gene encoding uncharacterized protein isoform X2 codes for MPGHAGSPYWAAVDFDSEEEQDANNHRVYLDPWDNEVYGIIPDNTDSQGENFNSYVGEPVSSSFYYVPTKNYDSEEDAPAPRRNITPPEQIIPCEYAVYGRKVSRAIMPEMPIYSERPMRDRRRSMYIEEPVYAPHPMLYEPLYGHMLPPPPGFLPPPPRSRMSLPHHPEYMIANLGYRKHSQHRRHSRLPDAYEHFANERLSPDYEDWARPLPKTAPDNFHLSRYGHLQIDYSCSWNSLDRLIRNQ; via the exons ATGCCGGGACATGCAGGGAGCCCCTACTGGGCCGCTGTGGACTTCGACAGTGAAGAAGAACAGGACGCAAATAACCACCGGGTCTATTTAGACCCTTGGGACAACGAAGTCTACGGGATAATTCCAGACAATACAGACAGTCAAGGAGAAAATTTCAATTCCTACGTCGGCGAACCAGTCAGTTCTAGTTTTTACTACGTGCCGACCAAAAACTATGACTCTGAAGAAGACGCACCAGCTCCCAGAAGGAACATAACCCCTCCTGAACAGATTATTCCGTGCGAATATGCCGTGTACGGGAGGAAAGTATCGCGAGCAATTATGCCAGAAATGCCTATCTACAGCGAGAGACCGATGC GGGATCGCAGAAGGTCGATGTACATCGAGGAGCCCGTGTACGCGCCCCATCCGATGCTGTACGAGCCCTTATACGGACACATGCTGCCACCACCACCCGGCTTCCTGCCTCCACCCCCTCGCTCCAGGATGTCACTTCCGCACCACCCTGAGTACATGATAGCTAATCTTGGATACAGAAAACATAGCCAACATAGAAGACACTCCag ATTACCGGATGCATACGAGCACTTCGCAAACGAGAGACTGTCTCCAGATTACGAAGACTGGGCCCGGCCACTTCCCAAAACAGCCCCCGACAATTTCCATCTGTCGCGGTACGGGCACCTGCAGATTGACTATTCTTGCTCCTGGAACTCGCTTGACAGGCTTATTCGTAACCAGTAG
- the LOC141428037 gene encoding uncharacterized protein isoform X1 has product MPGHAGSPYWAAVDFDSEEEQDANNHRVYLDPWDNEVYGIIPDNTDSQGENFNSYVGEPVSSSFYYVPTKNYDSEEDAPAPRRNITPPEQIIPCEYAVYGRKVSRAIMPEMPIYSERPMQPTLHAGDRRRSMYIEEPVYAPHPMLYEPLYGHMLPPPPGFLPPPPRSRMSLPHHPEYMIANLGYRKHSQHRRHSRLPDAYEHFANERLSPDYEDWARPLPKTAPDNFHLSRYGHLQIDYSCSWNSLDRLIRNQ; this is encoded by the exons ATGCCGGGACATGCAGGGAGCCCCTACTGGGCCGCTGTGGACTTCGACAGTGAAGAAGAACAGGACGCAAATAACCACCGGGTCTATTTAGACCCTTGGGACAACGAAGTCTACGGGATAATTCCAGACAATACAGACAGTCAAGGAGAAAATTTCAATTCCTACGTCGGCGAACCAGTCAGTTCTAGTTTTTACTACGTGCCGACCAAAAACTATGACTCTGAAGAAGACGCACCAGCTCCCAGAAGGAACATAACCCCTCCTGAACAGATTATTCCGTGCGAATATGCCGTGTACGGGAGGAAAGTATCGCGAGCAATTATGCCAGAAATGCCTATCTACAGCGAGAGACCGATGC AACCAACTCTGCATGCAGGGGATCGCAGAAGGTCGATGTACATCGAGGAGCCCGTGTACGCGCCCCATCCGATGCTGTACGAGCCCTTATACGGACACATGCTGCCACCACCACCCGGCTTCCTGCCTCCACCCCCTCGCTCCAGGATGTCACTTCCGCACCACCCTGAGTACATGATAGCTAATCTTGGATACAGAAAACATAGCCAACATAGAAGACACTCCag ATTACCGGATGCATACGAGCACTTCGCAAACGAGAGACTGTCTCCAGATTACGAAGACTGGGCCCGGCCACTTCCCAAAACAGCCCCCGACAATTTCCATCTGTCGCGGTACGGGCACCTGCAGATTGACTATTCTTGCTCCTGGAACTCGCTTGACAGGCTTATTCGTAACCAGTAG